DNA from Fusobacterium perfoetens:
GAGTTTGATTTCTTAAAAAGAATGCTTATGGATAACTTAAGAGGAATGGAAGCTATGCAATTAAAGTGGTATCAACTTATTAAAAAAGCCACTTTAAAAATGATGAAAACTCAATATAGAGACATTTTAGGGCAATTAAAATAAGTAAAAAATAGGAGGAAACAAGTATAATGGAAAATTTAGATTTATTTGATATAGCAGAACTTGTATATCAAGAAGAGTTTGATAGAATGTACGATTCTTTAGTGGCTGAATATAAAAATGGAGAAATAGATTTAGAAACTTTAGAAAAAAATGAAGAAGAACAACAAAAAGTTTTAATGAATGGTCTTTACGAAGGAGAAACAAAATTTGCTCATACTAACGCAATAGTTGATGCACACCAATTCGTAATTACAATGATAAAAACTGGAAAACTTGTAAGAGAATAATAAAATAAATTTGGCTCAGGACTAGTTCCTGAGCTTTTTTAGTTTAGAAATTTTATGGTTTACTTTTATGAAAAATAGTGGTAGACTTAATTAAAAGGAAAAATAATGGAGGGGAATATTATGGATTTTAGATTAGGTCTTGATATAGGAATAGCATCTGTTGGGTGGTGTCTTTTAGATAATGAAGATAGAATAATGAATGCTGGTGTAAGACTTTTTCCTGAAGCTAAAAGTGATGAAAATCAAACTAGAAGGGCAAGAAGAGGCACTAGAAGATTATTAAGAAGAAGACATCATAGGTTAGAAAGAGTAAGAAAATTATTATTTGAATATAAAATAATAAATAATGAAAATTCTGATTTTTATATAAATGAAATAACTCCTTATGAATTAAGAAGAAAAGGTTTATATGAAAAACTCTCTAAAAGAGAATTAGCAATAGCTTTGTATCATCTTGTAAAAAGAAGAGGAGCAGGAGATTTTAATATTGAAAGCTCTAATAAAGATGAAGATGAGGGTACAAAAGGCATATTACTAAAAAATCAAAAAAGATTAGAAGAAGGATATATCTGTGAATCTCAATTAAAATATCTTGAAGAAAATAAAAAAATAAGAGGAATTAATAATAACTACAAAACAACAGATTATATAAAAGAAGCTAAAAAAATATTAGAAATTCAAAAAGAATATTATTCTGAGTTAGATAATAATTTTGAAGAAAAATACATAGATATTTTATCAGGAAGAAGAAAATATTTTGAAGGACCGGGAAAAGGAAGTGCTTATGGTTGGAAAAATCAAGAGGAATGGATGGATAAACTTGTAGGAAATTGTACTTATTTTCCTGAAGAGTTAAGACTAGTAAAAAACTCTTATACAGCTGAATTATTTAATCTTTTAAATGATTTGAATAATCTAAAAATTAAAAGATCTGAAAATGATAAGTTAACAAAAGAAGAAAAATTAAGATTAATAGAATTATTCAAAACAGCTAAAACAGAAAAATCTATTACTCTAAAAAAAATAGCCAGTGAAATAGGTGTTGAAGAAAATGATATTTTAGGTTATAGAATAGATAAAAATGAAAAGCCTCAATTTACATTTTTGAAAAGTTATGTAGAAATAAATAAAATATATTCTTGTGATAATAGAGATATTTTAGATGAAATAAGCAAAATAGCTACCTATTATCAAGATTCTAATACAAGAAAAAAAGAGTATGAAGAAATTTTGAAAAATATAGATGAGGAAACTTTGGATATTCTTTCTGAAAAAATAAAATATACAGGGACACATTCTTTATCTAAAAAAGCTATTAATTTAATATTAGATGATTTAATAGAAACATCAAAAAATCAAATGGAATTATTTACAGAAAAAGGCTTAGTTCCATATAAAATGGATTTTACTGATGAAAAATATAAATATATTCCTAAAAAGTATGTAGATTATTGGATAATAAGTCCAGTGGTTAAACGTTCTTTAACACAATGTATAAATGTGATTAATGAAATTTTAAAAACATATGGAACACCTAAAGAAATTGTAATAGAACTTGCTAGAGAGAAAAATTTAAAAGAACAAACAGATAGAATAAAAGAAGCTCAAAAGAAAAATGAAAATGAAAGAAATGAAATAAAAGAAATGTTAGAAGGAAAAAAATTAGATAAAAGATATTTCGAACTTTTGAGATATTGGAAAAAACAAGATGGAATTTGTATGTACTCTGGAGAGTATATTCCAATAGAAAATTTAATATCAAATCCACTTGCTTATGAAATTGATCATATTATACCAAGATCAATCTCT
Protein-coding regions in this window:
- the cas9 gene encoding type II CRISPR RNA-guided endonuclease Cas9 (Cas9, originally named Csn1, is the large, multifunctional signature protein of type II CRISPR/Cas systems. It is well known even to general audiences because its RNA-guided endonuclease activity has made it a popular tool for custom editing of eukaryotic genomes.) encodes the protein MDFRLGLDIGIASVGWCLLDNEDRIMNAGVRLFPEAKSDENQTRRARRGTRRLLRRRHHRLERVRKLLFEYKIINNENSDFYINEITPYELRRKGLYEKLSKRELAIALYHLVKRRGAGDFNIESSNKDEDEGTKGILLKNQKRLEEGYICESQLKYLEENKKIRGINNNYKTTDYIKEAKKILEIQKEYYSELDNNFEEKYIDILSGRRKYFEGPGKGSAYGWKNQEEWMDKLVGNCTYFPEELRLVKNSYTAELFNLLNDLNNLKIKRSENDKLTKEEKLRLIELFKTAKTEKSITLKKIASEIGVEENDILGYRIDKNEKPQFTFLKSYVEINKIYSCDNRDILDEISKIATYYQDSNTRKKEYEEILKNIDEETLDILSEKIKYTGTHSLSKKAINLILDDLIETSKNQMELFTEKGLVPYKMDFTDEKYKYIPKKYVDYWIISPVVKRSLTQCINVINEILKTYGTPKEIVIELAREKNLKEQTDRIKEAQKKNENERNEIKEMLEGKKLDKRYFELLRYWKKQDGICMYSGEYIPIENLISNPLAYEIDHIIPRSISFDDSQNNKVLVKRIENQQKGQRTPYEYFNLSISKRSYEDFKTQVLDMYKSKKITIQKRDNLLLEDDISKYSRTFIARNLVDTRYATIEFMNLLIRFFRDKQQDVKIKNIKGSFTSQIRKQWDMTKNRDISHSHHAQDAYIILMGEKILNNLRWVKEYHHKDENIRYHISTGEILDDKAFKELFNYKYSLAIKEYKDYKYSHFVDKKPNRQLMNETIYSTRKYIEKDKKGKDIEKEYVISKISNIYDPKSKIVDFFKDEKKQKQLLIYKNDPMTFEKLLKVYNEYKDKKGNPFYFFYEEYKKYITKYAKKDNGPVVMD